One window from the genome of Zymoseptoria tritici IPO323 chromosome 11, whole genome shotgun sequence encodes:
- the GPM2 gene encoding phosphoglycerate mutase 2 (homology to co-factor-independent enzymes conserved in other filamentous fungi), translated as MVQVKQKAALICIDGWGIPVISSDPQGNAILNAETPWMDEFATVGSKITSGYTELEASSLAVGLPEGLMGNSEVGHLNIGAGRVVWQDVVRIDQTIKKGEMNKVENIVKSFTRAKEGNGRLHLCGLVSDGGVHSHINHLKNLLKVAKEIGVPEVYIHFFGDGRDTDPKSGKGHLEDLLAFTKEQSIGKLATIVGRYYVMDRDKRWERVELGLKGMVTGEGEESSDPVATFQARYDAGENDEFLKPIIINGKEGRISDKDTVFFFNYRSDRVREVVQLLGDQDRSPRPDFPYPSDIHLTTMTRYKTDFNLPIAFAPVSMDNVLADWLGQHDVKQVHIAETEKFAHVTFFFNGGQETQYPGEERDLIPSPKGVATYDLEPKMSAMGVAEKMAERIAAGEHEFIMNNFAPPDMVGHTGVYDAAVIACGETDKAIGVVYEACKKHGYTLFITADHGNAEEMLTEEKTPKTSHTTNKVPFVMANAPEGWSLKRTDGVLGDVAPTILACMGLEQPKEMTGTSLLVKK; from the coding sequence ATGGTGCAAGTCAAGCAAAAGGCCGCATTGATCTGCATCGACGGCTGGGGTATTCCAGTCATCTCCTCCGATCCCCAGGGCAATGCAATCCTCAACGCCGAGACGCCGTGGATGGACGAGTTCGCGACCGTAGGCAGCAAAATTACATCCGGATACACCGAGCTCGAGGCTtcctccctcgccgtcgGTCTGCCCGAGGGATTAATGGGAAACAGTGAAGTCGGACACTTGAACATCGGAGCTGGACGAGTGGTCTGGCAAGATGTCGTCCGTATCGATCAGACGATCAAGAAGGGCGAGATGAACAAGGTGGAGAACATTGTCAAGAGCTTCACGCGTGCCAAAGAGGGCAATGGCAGACTGCACCTCTGCGGACTGGTCAGTGACGGTGGAGTGCACTCTCATATCAACCACCTCAAGAACCTGCTCAAGGTCGCAAAAGAGATCGGCGTACCAGAGGTATACATCCACTTCTTCGGCGATGGCCGAGACACCGACCCAAAGTCCGGCAAAGGCCACCTCGAAGATCTGCTCGCTTTCACCAAGGAGCAGAGCATTGGTAAATTGGCCACCATAGTCGGTCGCTACTACGTGATGGACCGCGACAAGCGATGGGAGCGTGTCGAGCTCGGCCTCAAGGGCATGGTCACAGGTGAGGGCGAGGAGTCCTCTGACCCAGTAGCCACTTTCCAAGCACGCTACGATGCCGGCGAGAATGACGAGTTCTTGAAgcccatcatcatcaacggCAAGGAGGGTCGCATCTCCGACAAGGACACTGTTTTCTTCTTCAACTACCGCTCCGACCGCGTTCGCGAGGTTGTGCAACTTCTCGGCGACCAGGACCGCTCTCCTCGTCCAGACTTCCCCTACCCATCCGACATTCACCTCACCACCATGACCCGGTACAAGACGGACTTCAACCTTCCCATCGCTTTCGCTCCGGTGTCCATGGACAATGTTCTCGCTGACTGGTTGGGCCAACACGATGTGAAGCAGGTTCACATCGCGGAGACCGAGAAGTTCGCCCACGTCACTTTCTTCTTCAATGGCGGTCAAGAGACACAGTACCCTGGCGAAGAACGTGACCTGATTCCTTCTCCCAAGGGTGTGGCGACCTACGACCTCGAACCAAAGATGTCCGCCATGGGTGTTGCCGAGAAGATGGCCGAGCGTATCGCCGCGGGCGAACACGAGTTCATCATGAACAACTTCGCGCCACCAGACATGGTAGGCCACACAGGTGTATACGATGCTGCGGTAATTGCATGTGGTGAGACGGATAAGGCGATTGGAGTGGTCTACGAGGCTTGCAAGAAGCACGGATACACGCTGTTCATCACCGCGGATCACGGCAAtgcggaggagatgttgaCAGAGGAGAAGACGCCGAAGACAAGTCATACGACGAATAAGGTGCCTTTCGTCATGGCAAATGCGCCGGAGGGCTGGAGTTTGAAGAGGACGGATGGCGTGCTGGGAGATGTGGCGCCGACGATACTGGCGTGTATGGGATTGGAGCAACCGAAGGAGATGACCGGAACGAGTTTGTTGGTCAAGAAATAA